In Pseudophryne corroboree isolate aPseCor3 chromosome 3, aPseCor3.hap2, whole genome shotgun sequence, a genomic segment contains:
- the LOC135057263 gene encoding SCAN domain-containing protein 3-like, producing MERFLNTGKKSGSKEKDEEPQTSGTVGKKRKHRRYDNTYLDIGFTSVDVNHEERPQCVLCLKILSTESMIPSKLRRHLEINHPNMAKKPRDFFSRKLKELKGQKGTFFKQASIPSYALLASYKVAHRIAMCKKPHTIAKELILPAAVDMVNIMVGESAGKLLSKVPLSNNTISRRIQHMAEDLNDQLIEKIKGKGFALQLDEATDSNKDAHLICYTRFVDCDNIVEDLLFCKSITAGIKSQDLFQIIDTFMSENQLDWTKCFGVCTDGGRSMSGCYGGLQALIRSKAADALWTHCIIHREALASKHLSPPLNAVMESVLKAVNFIKTRPQKARFFRQMCEDMGSEYTSLLYYCSSRWLSRGNVLSRVFKLHQELYSYLVEEKHECANNYLDTVFLSKLAYLCDIFDKLNALNLSLQGNNTHILKLSEKVSTFRKKLFLWRRKLNEDCYNDCFPMLHQFVTSNDVCLTHELKSVFEQHLTNLSDWFEKYFPEKFVWIQDPFSTRAPTEFTSVEEEKLIELSCDKTLKVKFSSMGLEEFWISIKDEYPILSAKAQQILVPIATTYLCEAGFSAVAVIKSKYRSKINVEQEIRVAVSKLIPRFEKLCSAQQAHISH from the coding sequence ATGGAAAGGTTTTTGAACACTGGAAAGAAGTCTGGTAGTAAAGAAAAGGATGAAGAACCACAGACCAGCGGCACAGTCGGGAAGAAAAGGAAACATCGCAGATACGACAATACTTACCTAGACATCGGTTTTACATCTGTAGATGTCAACCATGAAGAGCGTCCACAGTGTGTACTTTGCTTGAAAATATTGTCAACAGAAAGCATGATTCCAAGTAAACTAAGACGCCATTTGGAGATCAATCACCCTAACATGGCTAAGAAACCGCGTGATTTCTTCAGCAGAAAGCTAAAAGAATTAAAAGGACAAAAAGGCACATTTTTTAAACAAGCATCCATACCAAGCTATGCTTTGCTTGCATCCTACAAGGTGGCACATAGaattgcaatgtgtaaaaagcctCACACCATCGCAAAAGAACTGATTTTACCGGCTGCAGTGGATATGGTTAACATTATGGTTGGGGAATCAGCTGGAAAACTGCTTTCAAAGGTACCTTTATCAAACAATACCATCAGTCGCAGAATCCAACATATGGCTGAAGATCTAAATGACCAGTTAATTGAAAAAATTAAAGGGAAGGGTTTTGCGCTGCAACTAGATGAGGCAACAGACAGTAACAAGGATGCTCATTTGATTTGCTACACACGCTTTGTAGATTGTGACAATATTGTTGAAGACCTTCTCTTTTGTAAAAGTATCACCGCCGGTATAAAGTCACAAGACTTGTTTCAGATCATTGACACTTTTATGAGTGAAAACCAGTTAGACTGGACAAAGTGCTTTGGtgtctgtactgatggtggtcgtTCTATGTCTGGCTGTTATGGAGGATTGCAGGCACTCATACGAAGCAAAGCTGCTGATGCACTTTGGACCCACTGCATTATCCACAGGGAAGCCCTTGCATCAAAGCATCTGAGTCCTCCACTGAATGCAGTCATGGAAAGTGTGTTGAAAGCTGTGAACTTTATAAAAACTCGGCCACAGAAGGCAAGGTTTTTTAGACAAATGTGTGAAGATATGGGCTCTGAGTACACATCTTTGTTGTATTACTGCAGTTCACGATGGCTCTCCCGAGGCAATGTACTTTCTCGTGTTTTTAAGTTACATCAGGAACTCTACTCATATCTTGTAGAAGAAAAACACGAGTGTGCCAATAACTACTTGGATACTGTTTTTTTGTCCAAGTTAGCCTACCTGTGTGATATATTTGATAAACTGAATGCATTGAATCTCTCACTGCAGGGAAACAATACCCACATTCTTAAACTCTCAGAGAAGGTATCAACATTCAGGAAAAAACTGTTTCTATGGAGAAGAAAATTAAATGAAGATTGTTACAATGACTGTTTCCCCATGTTGCATCAGTTTGTTACATCAAATGATGTTTGTTTGACACATGAACTTAAATCAGTTTTTGAGCAGCACCTAACAAACCTCAGTGACTGGTTTGAAAAATATTTTCCTGAAAAGTTTGTATGGATCCAGGATCCATTCAGTACTAGGGCCCCAACGGAATTTACTTCTGTAGAAGAAGAAAAACTCATCGAGCTCTCCTGTGACAAGACCTTGAAAGTAAAATTCAGCAGCATGGGACTTGAAGAGTTTTGGATATCCATTAAAGATGAATATCCGATACTAAGTGCTAAAGCACAGCAAATCCTCGTTCCTATTGCAACAACATATTTGTGTGAAGCTGGGTTTTCAGCAGTTGCTGTAATAAAAAGCAAGTACCGTTCAAAAATCAATGTGGAACAGGAAATAAGGGTGGCAGTGTCCAAGCTGATCCCAAGGTTTGAAAAGTTGTGCAGTGCACAACAGGCTCACATATCCCATTAA
- the LOC135057782 gene encoding ADP-ribosylation factor-like, translating into MGGLLSSLYETLTNFSSTKARILMLGLDAAGKTTVLYKIKLNETVCTIPTIGFNVETVEPTRNVMFTVWDVGGQDKIRALWSHYFMNTDGLVFVVDSADPERFLEARSELSTILEHDEMRGVPYLVMANKQDLPGARSPAELADELGLTKIIGHQWHVQGCCAATGDGLVEGLEVLTGLVKQFQKKKTYY; encoded by the coding sequence ATGGGTGGTCTACTGAGCAGCCTCTATGAAACTCTGACGAACTTCTCTAGTACCAAGGCTCGAATCCTGATGCTGGGTCTTGATGCTGCTGGAAAAACCACAGTACTTTACAAGATTAAGCTGAATGAGACAGTCTGTACAATACCCACCATTGGATTCAATGTAGAGACTGTGGAACCCACCCGTAATGTCATGTTCACTGTGTGGGACGTGGGTGGCCAGGACAAGATCCGGGCACTGTGGAGTCATTACTTCATGAATACAGATGGGCTTGTGTTTGTGGTGGACAGTGCTGACCCAGAGAGATTTCTGGAGGCCAGGTCAGAGCTCAGTACTATCTTGGAACATGATGAAATGAGAGGAGTTCCCTACTTGGTGATGGCTAATAAGCAAGATCTTCCAGGTGCCAGGAGCCCCGCAGAGTTGGCAGATGAGTTGGGGCTGACAAAGATAATTGGACACCAGTGGCATGTCCAAGGGTGCTGTGCAGCCACTGGGGATGGACTTGTGGAGGGTCTGGAGGTCCTCACAGGTTTGGTGAAGCAGTTtcaaaagaaaaaaacatactATTAA